A stretch of Crossiella cryophila DNA encodes these proteins:
- a CDS encoding SgcJ/EcaC family oxidoreductase, producing MRRISKGVRVAAVSTALLATVTATAFTGTALAQPQPAGSAPGWEVGLHLGGKPTEREVAALFGKWNAALATGKPDVVADLYAPNAVLLPTVSNEVRTNRAGIVRYFETFLTKRPSGRILSSTITVLDRNTATSNGTYRFSFSDGSTVDARFSYVYEKVRGQWLIVTHHSSAMPEK from the coding sequence ATGCGTCGTATCAGCAAGGGTGTTCGGGTCGCGGCGGTCAGCACCGCGTTACTGGCCACCGTCACGGCCACCGCGTTCACCGGCACCGCACTCGCCCAGCCCCAGCCCGCGGGCAGCGCGCCCGGCTGGGAGGTCGGCCTGCACCTCGGCGGCAAACCGACCGAGCGGGAGGTAGCGGCGCTGTTCGGCAAGTGGAACGCCGCGCTGGCCACCGGCAAGCCGGACGTGGTGGCCGACCTGTACGCGCCCAACGCGGTGCTGCTGCCCACAGTCTCCAACGAGGTGCGCACCAACCGGGCGGGCATCGTGCGCTACTTCGAGACCTTCCTGACCAAGCGGCCCAGCGGCCGGATCCTCAGCTCCACCATCACCGTGCTGGACCGGAACACCGCCACCAGCAACGGCACCTACCGCTTCAGCTTCAGCGACGGGTCCACTGTGGACGCTCGCTTCAGCTACGTCTACGAGAAGGTCCGCGGCCAGTGGCTGATCGTCACCCACCACTCCTCGGCGATGCCGGAGAAGTAA
- a CDS encoding response regulator transcription factor: MRVLLVEDDEPIAESLRRGLRRYGFEVDWVRTGAEALAAAEAELVLLDLGLPDTDGLDVCRELRARGDVPIIVISARSDEVDRVVGLEIGADDYVTKPFGVREVIARMRAVLRRVRPPEAAAQAQPDRYGQLTLDRRGRRSYLDGAEVLLTPKEYDLLAFLTEEPGAVFTREQIMEAVWDANWFGPTKTLDVHIGSLRRKFPGAFAIETVRGVGFRLVVSA; this comes from the coding sequence GTGCGAGTGCTGTTGGTTGAGGACGACGAGCCGATCGCCGAATCGCTGCGCCGGGGCCTGCGCCGCTACGGCTTCGAGGTCGACTGGGTGCGCACCGGCGCCGAGGCGCTGGCCGCGGCCGAGGCGGAGCTGGTGCTGCTGGACCTCGGACTGCCGGACACCGACGGGCTGGACGTGTGCCGGGAACTGCGGGCGCGTGGGGACGTGCCGATCATCGTGATCAGCGCGCGCAGCGACGAGGTCGACCGGGTGGTCGGGCTGGAGATCGGCGCGGACGACTACGTCACCAAGCCGTTCGGCGTGCGCGAGGTGATCGCCCGGATGCGGGCCGTGCTGCGCCGGGTCCGCCCGCCGGAGGCCGCCGCGCAGGCCCAGCCGGACCGGTACGGGCAGCTCACCCTCGATCGGCGCGGCCGACGCTCCTATTTGGACGGTGCGGAGGTGTTGCTGACGCCCAAGGAGTACGACCTGCTGGCCTTCCTCACCGAGGAGCCGGGCGCGGTGTTCACCAGGGAACAGATCATGGAAGCGGTCTGGGACGCCAACTGGTTCGGTCCAACCAAGACCCTGGACGTGCACATCGGCTCGCTGCGGCGGAAGTTCCCCGGCGCCTTCGCCATCGAGACCGTGCGCGGGGTCGGCTTCCGGCTGGTCGTCTCCGCATGA
- a CDS encoding cytochrome P450 family protein: MTPQVEPLDSDFLQDPYAVYRRLRQRGPVHRVEIWGGVPAWLVTRYAEARELLADPRLAKDHLRAERLFPPGFAGGARSGWNANMLHTDPPDHTRLRRLVNKAFAARAVQHLRPRIEQVTDELLDTLDPTGPVDLIQSFALPLPIRIIGLLLGVPESDHERFTEWSEPFIDSRASFRRGSAERELAEYLPRLLAAKRANPEPDLLSELAAASADGDRLTEAELLTMTFLLILAGYETTVNLIGNGAHALLTNPARLAELQARPELLPAAVEEFLRIASPVNIATTRFTTEPVRIGEVEIPAGEFVLIGLLAANHDEVQFTGPDELDFTRAVNAHLAFGHGIHYCVGAPLARLEGEVALGRLLARFPGIALDADAPTPGRRQSTLMHGLTALPVRLTAA, from the coding sequence ATGACACCGCAGGTTGAGCCGCTGGACAGTGATTTCCTGCAGGACCCGTACGCGGTGTACCGGCGGTTGCGGCAGCGCGGGCCGGTGCACCGGGTGGAGATCTGGGGCGGGGTGCCTGCCTGGCTGGTGACCCGGTACGCCGAGGCCAGGGAGTTGCTCGCCGATCCGCGGCTGGCCAAGGACCACCTGCGGGCCGAGCGGTTGTTCCCGCCGGGGTTCGCCGGTGGCGCGCGGTCGGGGTGGAACGCGAACATGCTGCACACCGATCCGCCCGACCACACCCGGCTGCGCAGGCTGGTGAACAAGGCGTTCGCGGCCAGGGCGGTGCAGCACCTGCGGCCGCGGATCGAGCAGGTCACCGACGAACTCCTGGACACCCTGGACCCCACCGGTCCGGTCGATCTGATCCAGTCCTTCGCGCTGCCGCTGCCGATCCGGATCATCGGGCTGCTGCTGGGCGTGCCGGAAAGTGATCATGAGCGGTTCACCGAGTGGAGCGAGCCGTTCATCGACTCCAGGGCCTCGTTCCGGCGGGGTTCGGCCGAGCGGGAGCTGGCCGAGTACCTGCCCCGGCTGCTGGCCGCAAAGCGGGCGAACCCGGAGCCGGACCTGCTCTCCGAACTGGCCGCCGCCTCCGCCGACGGCGACCGGCTGACCGAGGCCGAGTTGCTGACCATGACCTTCCTGCTGATCCTGGCCGGCTACGAGACCACGGTGAACCTGATCGGCAACGGCGCGCACGCCCTGCTGACCAACCCGGCCAGACTCGCCGAACTCCAGGCCAGGCCGGAGCTGCTGCCCGCGGCGGTGGAGGAGTTCCTGCGGATCGCCAGCCCGGTCAACATCGCCACCACCCGGTTCACCACCGAACCGGTGCGGATCGGCGAAGTGGAGATCCCGGCCGGGGAGTTCGTGCTGATCGGGCTGCTCGCGGCCAACCACGACGAGGTCCAGTTCACCGGCCCGGACGAGCTGGACTTCACCCGCGCGGTCAACGCGCACCTGGCCTTCGGGCACGGCATCCACTACTGCGTAGGCGCCCCGCTGGCCCGGCTGGAGGGTGAAGTCGCGCTCGGGCGGTTGCTGGCCCGGTTCCCGGGGATCGCTTTGGATGCGGACGCGCCCACCCCGGGACGGCGGCAGAGCACGTTGATGCACGGGCTGACCGCGTTGCCGGTGCGGCTGACGGCGGCGTAA
- a CDS encoding BTAD domain-containing putative transcriptional regulator, translated as MRFQLLGPVAVLDSADRPIALPGARARAVLALLALAAPGVVTRARLLETVWVDGTAKDPVNALLVQVAKLRAALSTVEVEPRLLSEPGGYRLVVRPGELDVAEFAAELARGRAELALGRHYAAATILRGALNRWRGPALAGLELAGGERARLTEQRLAAVEAVAEAELALGEHTALIPELAALTTEHPLRERLAGLLMTALHRAGRRPEALHVYASLRERLAEELGVEPGAELRHLHLDLLRAEHGESPQQQGNLPLPLGGLIGREHELAGLTGLLDRHRLVTLCGPGGVGKTRTAQEVAHRSRGPYPDGVWLVELAALPRDGQVAEAINATLLPEEGDTGAGRAGPVLDRLLAYLRDRDLLLLLDNCEHVVADAAAVARTLLGHCPRVRVLATSREALGVAGERLAPLRPLPVAAAVTLFRDRAEALAPALPADAATGAAIRRVCARLDGLPLAVELAAARTRLLPVAEIEARLDDRFRLLDNTSRHAPARHHTLRAVLDWSFELLPEVERRVFGALSVFHGGASLAAAELVCAEPDLPPGAVLGVLARLVDKSLLTPVPAPGGTRFRMLETIRDYARSTVDGEREIELRDRHARAMLALATEVGEQLAGPRQHELMTRVLDELPDLRGASTWLLSRKASTRALRLHALLGYFWYISGREAEGCEWLGRAVDCHDAHPEPDAEYPLALALGWLGWFGKLSGGLADPWAAAERLRRMWLTTDHPMLKRGTAVAVAALAVQLRAPAEAAVCLAEAETALAAETRPWLRSVLDGVWSEKHRRDGNLAAAITAAERGLAFSERAGDHFGIVYSQLRLGDAEEHAGHLARARARWSAARDTAAAGHAPVKGGYAQLRLAYLDLQLSPDEAAGGLIAVQRIAEELAADDLRAAATNLLGLAYRRLGETTAARAAFRAVCGQSRAHPIRAAVAAAHLALLEPGADRWVARSREAVRAVTDVLPRAALLALLRREAEAVCLDPVRAVLPAHPRTTALAALV; from the coding sequence ATGCGCTTTCAGCTCCTGGGTCCGGTTGCCGTGCTCGACTCGGCGGACCGGCCCATCGCCCTGCCGGGGGCACGGGCCAGGGCGGTGCTGGCGTTGCTGGCGCTGGCCGCGCCCGGGGTGGTGACGCGGGCCCGGTTGCTGGAGACGGTGTGGGTGGACGGGACCGCCAAGGATCCGGTGAACGCGTTGCTGGTGCAGGTGGCCAAGCTGCGGGCTGCACTGTCCACTGTGGAGGTGGAGCCGCGGTTGCTGTCCGAGCCCGGCGGGTACCGGCTGGTGGTGCGGCCGGGTGAGCTGGACGTGGCCGAGTTCGCCGCCGAACTCGCGCGGGGGAGGGCGGAACTGGCGCTGGGGCGGCACTACGCGGCCGCGACCATCCTGCGGGGCGCGCTCAACCGCTGGCGGGGGCCCGCGCTGGCGGGGCTGGAGCTGGCCGGTGGCGAGCGGGCGCGGCTGACCGAGCAGCGGCTGGCCGCGGTGGAGGCGGTGGCCGAGGCGGAACTGGCGCTGGGCGAGCACACCGCGTTGATCCCGGAACTGGCCGCGCTGACCACCGAACACCCGCTGCGGGAGCGGCTGGCCGGACTGTTGATGACCGCGTTGCACCGGGCTGGACGGCGACCCGAGGCACTGCACGTCTACGCCTCGCTGCGGGAGCGGCTGGCCGAGGAACTCGGGGTCGAGCCGGGGGCGGAACTGCGGCACCTGCACCTGGACCTCCTCCGTGCCGAACACGGGGAATCGCCGCAGCAGCAGGGGAATCTGCCGCTGCCGCTGGGTGGGCTGATCGGGCGGGAGCACGAGCTGGCGGGGCTGACCGGACTGCTCGACCGGCACCGCCTGGTCACGTTGTGCGGGCCCGGCGGGGTGGGCAAGACCCGCACCGCGCAGGAGGTCGCGCATCGCTCGCGCGGGCCGTATCCGGACGGGGTGTGGCTGGTGGAGCTGGCCGCGTTGCCCAGGGACGGACAGGTCGCCGAGGCGATCAACGCCACCCTGCTGCCCGAGGAGGGCGATACCGGCGCCGGGCGGGCCGGGCCGGTGCTTGACCGGTTGCTGGCCTACCTGCGGGACCGGGATCTGTTGCTGCTGCTGGACAACTGCGAGCACGTGGTGGCCGACGCGGCCGCGGTGGCGCGCACCCTGCTCGGGCACTGTCCCCGGGTGCGGGTGCTGGCCACCAGCCGGGAGGCGCTGGGCGTGGCCGGGGAACGGCTCGCCCCGCTGCGGCCATTGCCGGTGGCGGCGGCGGTCACGTTGTTCCGGGACCGGGCCGAGGCACTGGCCCCTGCCCTGCCCGCCGACGCGGCCACCGGTGCGGCGATCCGGCGGGTGTGCGCGCGGCTGGACGGGTTGCCGCTGGCGGTGGAACTGGCCGCGGCGCGCACCCGGCTGCTGCCGGTTGCCGAGATCGAGGCCCGGCTGGATGACCGGTTCCGGTTGCTGGACAACACTTCCCGGCACGCGCCTGCCCGGCACCACACCCTGCGGGCGGTGCTGGACTGGAGTTTCGAGCTGCTGCCGGAGGTGGAGCGGCGGGTCTTCGGCGCGCTGTCGGTCTTCCACGGCGGGGCCAGCCTGGCCGCGGCGGAACTGGTGTGCGCGGAGCCGGATCTGCCGCCCGGTGCGGTGCTCGGCGTGCTGGCCAGGCTGGTGGACAAGTCGTTGCTGACCCCGGTGCCGGCGCCCGGCGGCACCCGCTTCCGGATGCTGGAGACGATAAGGGACTACGCGCGCTCCACTGTGGACGGTGAGCGGGAGATCGAGCTGCGGGACCGGCACGCGCGGGCGATGCTGGCGCTGGCCACCGAGGTCGGCGAGCAGCTGGCCGGGCCACGCCAGCACGAGCTGATGACCAGGGTGCTCGACGAGCTGCCGGACCTGCGCGGCGCGAGCACCTGGCTGCTCAGCCGCAAGGCGAGCACCCGCGCGCTCAGGCTGCACGCGCTGCTGGGCTACTTCTGGTACATCAGCGGCCGGGAGGCCGAGGGCTGCGAATGGCTCGGGCGGGCGGTGGACTGCCACGACGCCCACCCCGAACCCGACGCCGAGTATCCGCTCGCGCTCGCGTTGGGCTGGCTCGGCTGGTTCGGCAAGCTCTCCGGCGGGCTGGCCGACCCGTGGGCCGCCGCCGAACGGTTGCGCCGGATGTGGCTGACCACCGACCACCCGATGCTCAAGCGCGGCACCGCGGTGGCGGTGGCCGCGCTCGCCGTGCAGCTGCGCGCGCCGGCGGAGGCGGCGGTCTGCCTGGCCGAGGCGGAGACCGCGCTGGCCGCGGAGACCAGGCCCTGGCTGCGCTCGGTGCTGGACGGCGTCTGGTCGGAAAAACACCGCAGGGACGGCAATCTGGCCGCCGCGATCACCGCCGCCGAACGCGGGCTGGCCTTCTCCGAGCGGGCAGGCGACCACTTCGGCATCGTCTACTCCCAGCTCCGCCTCGGCGATGCCGAGGAGCACGCCGGGCACCTGGCCAGGGCGCGGGCGCGCTGGTCGGCGGCCAGGGACACCGCGGCGGCCGGGCACGCCCCGGTCAAGGGCGGCTACGCCCAGCTGCGCCTGGCCTACCTCGACCTCCAGCTCAGCCCGGACGAGGCGGCCGGTGGGCTGATCGCGGTGCAGCGCATCGCCGAGGAACTGGCCGCCGACGACCTGCGGGCCGCGGCCACCAACCTGCTCGGCCTCGCCTACCGCCGCCTCGGCGAGACCACCGCCGCCCGCGCCGCCTTCCGCGCGGTGTGCGGGCAGAGCCGGGCGCACCCGATCCGGGCCGCGGTGGCGGCGGCGCACCTGGCGCTGCTCGAACCCGGCGCGGACCGGTGGGTGGCGCGGTCGCGGGAGGCGGTGCGGGCGGTCACCGATGTGCTGCCAAGGGCGGCGCTGCTGGCGTTGCTGCGGCGGGAGGCCGAGGCCGTCTGCCTGGACCCGGTGCGCGCGGTGCTGCCCGCGCACCCGCGCACCACCGCGCTGGCCGCCCTGGTCTGA
- a CDS encoding HAMP domain-containing sensor histidine kinase produces MIRQLVASYVLLIALAIAAFTVPVAFTLTAQLEGDLELSVRREADTVALLLAAPDEPSRQALDRLVGAYQQQTLGRIELLPADSPEAKAGTNSARWTHSPVLGADALVLTVPARRPDGTVAGSVRVHYPEAPLERRLWQIWGFRAALAIGVLVVAAAAGVLVARRLTRPLRELTRMAARFSDGDLRARSAETGPPETRTLARTLNSGAQRLGTLVDAQRAFVADASHQLRTPLTALRLSLDNIGEEVTDEHTREDVDTATAEVVRMSRLVNGLLALAKAEGQVAAPEPVGVAELVRDRFEVWTPVAAERGLRLLAELPEEDPHALAAPGHLEQVLDNVLSNAIEVSPDGGAVTVRATAEGDRVTLVVLDEGPGLSEAERARAFDRFWRGQGLTGRGGSGLGLAIVKQLIADAAGSVRLEPAPGGGLAVWITLRAAGRGVTSPASPRSGG; encoded by the coding sequence ATGATCCGCCAGCTGGTCGCCAGCTACGTGCTGCTCATCGCGCTGGCCATCGCCGCGTTCACCGTGCCGGTGGCCTTCACCCTCACCGCCCAGCTGGAAGGCGACCTGGAACTGTCCGTGCGCCGGGAGGCCGACACGGTCGCGCTGCTGCTGGCCGCCCCGGACGAGCCCTCCCGGCAGGCTCTCGACCGGTTGGTAGGCGCGTACCAGCAGCAGACCCTGGGCCGGATCGAACTGCTGCCAGCCGACTCCCCGGAAGCCAAGGCAGGCACCAACTCCGCGCGGTGGACCCACTCCCCCGTGCTCGGCGCGGACGCCCTGGTGCTCACCGTCCCGGCCCGCCGACCGGACGGGACCGTCGCCGGTTCGGTGCGGGTGCACTACCCGGAGGCCCCCCTCGAACGGCGGCTGTGGCAGATCTGGGGTTTCCGCGCCGCACTGGCCATCGGCGTGCTGGTGGTGGCGGCCGCGGCCGGTGTGCTGGTGGCACGCAGGCTGACCCGGCCACTGCGGGAGCTGACCAGGATGGCCGCCCGGTTCAGCGACGGCGACCTGCGCGCCCGCTCGGCCGAGACCGGCCCACCCGAGACCCGCACCCTGGCCCGCACCCTCAACTCCGGCGCGCAACGACTGGGCACCCTGGTCGACGCGCAACGCGCCTTCGTCGCCGACGCCTCGCACCAGCTGCGCACCCCGCTGACCGCGCTGCGGCTGTCCCTGGACAACATCGGCGAGGAGGTCACCGACGAGCACACCCGCGAGGACGTGGACACCGCCACCGCCGAGGTGGTGCGGATGAGCAGGCTGGTCAACGGTCTGCTCGCACTGGCCAAGGCCGAGGGCCAGGTCGCCGCGCCGGAACCGGTCGGCGTGGCCGAGCTGGTCAGGGACCGGTTCGAGGTGTGGACGCCGGTGGCCGCCGAACGCGGACTGCGGCTGCTGGCCGAACTGCCCGAGGAGGACCCGCACGCGCTGGCCGCGCCCGGCCACCTGGAACAGGTGCTGGACAACGTGCTCTCCAACGCCATCGAGGTCTCCCCCGACGGCGGCGCGGTCACCGTGCGCGCCACCGCCGAGGGCGACCGGGTGACCCTGGTCGTGCTGGATGAGGGACCCGGCCTGTCCGAGGCGGAACGGGCCAGGGCCTTCGACCGGTTCTGGCGTGGTCAGGGGCTGACCGGCCGGGGTGGCTCGGGGCTGGGCCTGGCCATCGTGAAGCAGCTGATCGCCGACGCCGCCGGGAGCGTGCGGCTGGAACCGGCTCCCGGCGGCGGACTGGCGGTGTGGATCACCCTGCGGGCGGCGGGGCGCGGGGTTACTTCTCCGGCATCGCCGAGGAGTGGTGGGTGA
- a CDS encoding WD40 repeat domain-containing protein, with translation MTDEEADWSGRLDRLLTEPGFLAAASVPALLRRRQHTTDPATLTTLAAVELAANAWHSDADRLDALHVAALKVGHHPLADRLRRPNGWHARNALWRGTPHLVVEHSSAYPHPLAAVPMPDGSMLLASTGAGYVVRLRDVSTGEPRAELRGHTGTVQALTSLVLPDGTLVLASAGEDCLRLWHPATGEPHSRFAYPPGVDKVYDLAVLPMPDGTVLLAGGGPGQAVRLWDPATGELRAELLGHTNTVWALAVLPMPDGRTLLASGGDDGVLLWDPVTATRCDLRFPLPQFNRVYALTALPMPDGTVLLAGAGHDYHGNPMLSFSEPCVVRLWDPVTGELRRERHGHLGPVRSLTAVRAPGGGMLLASAGEDRAVRLWDPATGTEHSALEGHPGRVHTLAAVPTADGGTLLATAGEDSFVLRSAVRLWDLAAGGPRGTGIGHTGEVRALAALPMPDGSTLLASGGADHVVRLWDPVTGEPHRELPGHELPVAALITMPMPDGGTALLSSDSRTVRRWDLDSGTAETVAHVSRKEDGGHEQAVLVLPDGTRLLARGACQIRDGYDYDDDSMDKYEKYVDLLEVGNPAFDGEYSYELNGHNTENIGALAIVPVPDGVPLIASAEDDGIRLWHPVSGELVRRLDHRDVHALALVPGPDGGTLLAAAAGSQVRLWDPLTGLPHNEFSVPEHSIWAFVAVPAPDGGTLLATAGQDRVVRLWDAATGELRRELTGHTAGVHALTTLTLADGTVLLASGSAHGEIIVWERGSADDTAG, from the coding sequence GTGACTGACGAAGAGGCCGACTGGAGCGGGCGTCTCGACCGGCTGCTGACGGAGCCCGGATTCCTCGCGGCCGCCTCGGTGCCCGCGTTGCTGCGCCGCCGTCAGCACACCACGGACCCGGCGACGCTGACGACACTCGCGGCGGTGGAACTGGCCGCCAACGCCTGGCACTCCGATGCCGACCGCCTGGACGCCCTGCACGTGGCAGCGCTCAAGGTCGGCCATCACCCGCTCGCGGACCGGCTGCGCCGACCGAACGGTTGGCACGCGCGCAACGCGCTGTGGCGCGGCACCCCACACCTGGTGGTGGAGCACAGCAGTGCCTATCCGCATCCCCTGGCGGCGGTGCCGATGCCGGACGGCTCCATGCTGCTCGCCAGCACCGGTGCGGGATACGTCGTCCGGCTGCGGGATGTCAGCACCGGTGAGCCGCGAGCCGAACTCCGCGGCCACACCGGGACCGTGCAAGCGCTGACCTCGCTGGTGCTGCCGGACGGGACCCTCGTGCTCGCCAGCGCGGGCGAGGACTGCCTGCGGCTGTGGCACCCGGCCACCGGTGAGCCGCACAGCCGGTTCGCCTACCCGCCCGGCGTGGACAAGGTGTACGACCTGGCGGTGCTGCCGATGCCGGACGGCACGGTACTGCTCGCGGGCGGCGGTCCCGGCCAGGCGGTGCGGCTGTGGGATCCGGCCACCGGCGAACTGCGCGCCGAACTCCTCGGCCACACCAACACGGTCTGGGCACTGGCGGTGCTGCCGATGCCCGATGGCCGCACCCTGCTCGCCAGTGGCGGCGACGACGGTGTGCTGCTGTGGGACCCGGTCACCGCCACCCGCTGCGACCTCCGGTTCCCGCTGCCCCAGTTCAACCGGGTGTACGCGCTGACGGCGCTGCCGATGCCCGACGGCACGGTGCTGCTCGCGGGCGCGGGCCATGACTACCACGGCAACCCCATGCTGAGCTTCAGCGAGCCGTGCGTGGTGCGGTTGTGGGATCCGGTCACCGGTGAGCTGCGCCGGGAACGGCACGGGCACCTCGGCCCGGTCCGCAGCCTCACCGCTGTCCGGGCGCCCGGTGGCGGCATGCTGCTGGCCAGTGCGGGCGAGGACCGGGCGGTGCGGCTGTGGGATCCCGCGACCGGGACCGAGCACAGCGCCCTGGAAGGCCATCCGGGCCGGGTGCACACCCTGGCCGCGGTGCCGACGGCCGACGGCGGCACCCTGCTCGCCACCGCGGGCGAGGACAGCTTCGTGCTGCGCAGTGCGGTCCGGCTCTGGGACCTGGCCGCCGGTGGCCCGCGCGGCACCGGCATCGGGCACACCGGCGAGGTGCGCGCACTGGCCGCGCTGCCGATGCCCGACGGCTCCACCCTGCTGGCCAGCGGCGGTGCCGATCACGTTGTGCGGCTGTGGGATCCGGTCACCGGCGAGCCGCACCGGGAGCTGCCCGGCCACGAACTCCCGGTCGCGGCGCTGATCACGATGCCGATGCCGGACGGCGGCACCGCCCTGCTCAGCTCGGACAGCCGGACGGTGCGACGCTGGGACCTCGACTCGGGCACGGCGGAGACGGTGGCGCACGTGTCCCGGAAGGAGGACGGCGGGCATGAGCAGGCGGTGCTGGTGCTGCCGGATGGCACCCGGCTGCTCGCCCGCGGCGCGTGCCAGATCCGGGACGGCTACGACTACGACGACGACTCGATGGACAAGTACGAGAAGTACGTGGACCTGCTGGAGGTCGGCAACCCGGCCTTCGACGGCGAGTACAGCTACGAACTCAACGGGCACAACACCGAGAACATCGGCGCGCTGGCGATCGTGCCGGTGCCGGACGGCGTGCCGCTGATCGCCAGCGCCGAGGACGACGGCATCCGGCTGTGGCACCCGGTTTCCGGCGAGCTGGTGCGCAGGCTCGACCACCGCGACGTGCACGCCCTGGCACTGGTGCCGGGACCGGACGGCGGCACCCTGCTCGCGGCCGCCGCGGGCAGCCAGGTACGGCTGTGGGATCCGCTGACCGGGTTGCCGCACAACGAGTTCAGCGTCCCCGAACACTCGATCTGGGCGTTCGTCGCGGTACCGGCTCCCGACGGCGGCACCCTGCTCGCCACCGCCGGACAGGATCGCGTGGTGCGGCTGTGGGATGCGGCCACTGGAGAACTCCGGCGCGAGTTGACCGGCCACACCGCCGGCGTGCACGCCCTGACCACCCTCACCCTGGCCGACGGCACGGTTCTGCTGGCCAGTGGCAGCGCGCACGGTGAGATCATCGTGTGGGAGCGAGGGAGCGCCGATGACACCGCAGGTTGA
- a CDS encoding glycosyltransferase, which translates to MSSSTRSRQIIFATMPVPGHVGPLLPIARALVERGHRVTWCTGRVFAERITATGAGFAPMNAEHDHLGRSIDELFPERARLRGLAQLRFDMRRIFLDPIPAQVADLRALSTDRSVDALIYDSSYGGAAVLDLLGGPPAISVGTSPLMLPDPDVPPFGPGLAPGTSPLHRFRDQALRFVLDRIVFRPVLAHRDQLHRALGLPAPAARAIGSVSRHLHLQNGVAEFEHPRSTLPPQVKFVGALLDPPPPARLPAWWPELAAARRPIVHVTQGTVADTDLDHLVLPTLRALAEEDVLVVAGTGAHQVPDPPRNALLAPFLPHDRLLPELSAMITNGGFGGVQKALSYGVPLVVAGGSEDKPEVAARVARTGAGINLRTGKPSERAIRAAVRTLLANPGYAASATGLAAGYRAKDAGVTAATLIENLLVGARV; encoded by the coding sequence ATGTCGAGCAGCACCCGAAGTCGTCAGATCATCTTCGCCACCATGCCGGTGCCGGGCCACGTCGGCCCGCTGCTGCCCATCGCGCGCGCCCTCGTCGAGCGCGGGCACCGGGTCACCTGGTGCACCGGACGGGTCTTCGCCGAGCGGATCACCGCCACCGGCGCCGGGTTCGCGCCGATGAACGCCGAACACGACCACCTCGGCCGCTCCATCGACGAGCTGTTCCCGGAGCGGGCCAGGCTGCGCGGCCTGGCCCAGCTGCGCTTCGACATGAGGCGGATCTTCCTCGACCCGATCCCGGCTCAGGTCGCCGACCTGCGCGCACTCTCTACCGACCGGTCGGTAGACGCACTGATCTACGACAGCTCCTACGGTGGCGCGGCCGTGCTGGACCTGCTAGGCGGCCCGCCCGCGATCAGCGTGGGCACCAGCCCGCTGATGCTGCCCGACCCGGACGTGCCGCCCTTCGGCCCCGGCCTGGCCCCCGGCACCAGCCCACTGCACCGGTTCCGGGACCAGGCGCTGCGGTTCGTGCTGGACCGGATCGTGTTCCGGCCGGTGCTGGCCCACCGCGACCAGCTGCACCGCGCCCTCGGCCTGCCCGCACCCGCGGCCAGGGCGATCGGCTCGGTGTCCCGGCACCTGCACCTGCAGAACGGGGTGGCCGAGTTCGAGCACCCGCGCAGCACCCTGCCGCCGCAGGTGAAGTTCGTCGGCGCGCTGCTGGACCCGCCGCCGCCCGCCCGGCTCCCCGCCTGGTGGCCGGAACTGGCCGCGGCCCGGCGGCCGATCGTGCACGTCACCCAGGGCACCGTGGCCGACACCGACCTGGACCACCTGGTGCTGCCCACTCTGCGCGCCCTGGCCGAGGAGGACGTCCTGGTGGTCGCGGGCACCGGCGCGCACCAGGTGCCCGACCCGCCGCGCAACGCGTTGCTGGCCCCGTTCCTGCCACACGACCGGCTGCTGCCCGAGCTGTCCGCGATGATCACCAACGGTGGCTTCGGCGGCGTGCAGAAGGCGCTCTCGTACGGGGTGCCGCTGGTGGTGGCCGGGGGCAGCGAGGACAAGCCCGAGGTGGCCGCCAGGGTGGCCCGCACCGGCGCCGGGATCAACCTGCGCACCGGAAAGCCCTCGGAGCGGGCCATCCGGGCGGCGGTGCGCACGCTGCTGGCCAACCCCGGCTACGCGGCCAGCGCCACCGGGCTGGCCGCCGGCTACCGCGCCAAGGACGCAGGCGTCACCGCCGCGACCCTGATCGAGAACCTGCTGGTGGGCGCACGGGTCTGA